The Magnolia sinica isolate HGM2019 chromosome 11, MsV1, whole genome shotgun sequence DNA window TTCTTCGATGTTACATACTGAATCAGCCCCGATAGGGCCATCCCAGCAGACTTAGAGCCGAGGAGGAAAGTACAAGGTGTTACAAAATGAAGTCCAAATGCTGAAGGATGAAATCAGTCGAATGAAAGTGCAACAAAACCAGCAACCATCTCATAACATGGTGAAAGCCACCCTGGCACCCGAGGAACAACCGCAGCAAGTTAGCTCTCGGACTAGGGGGTCCTAGTCACAGTCCGCACGAGCTCCCAACCCTACGCAGATGCAGTGTCCCAAACCCAGTCCGCCCGAGTCCCAAAACCTGCTCGGGATGCGGAGCCATCCTATGTGTCCACAACTTCAGCTTTAGCCCTCACTGACCTCCGCCATCAGCTCGAGAGGAGAAGGAAGGGCAGAGCGCCCCAGGTGGCAGAGATCCCCCAAGAGACAGTAGCTAAGAATCAGAATCCTTAGGAGGCTCAGCTTAAGGAGCTCCATGACCAAACCAAGACATTGTAGAAGAATCAGTAGTTCGCGTCCATCCCAACTGCAGTCCAGGTGATGATGGAAGAGACTGATCCTCCCTTCACCTCATAAATCATGGATGAGGTGATGCCATAGAGGTTTAGGATGCCTCCAGTCATCCAATACTCTGGGTCTAGAGACCCGTCAGAACATGTGGAGTCCTACCATTCGTGGATGCAGATCCAGTCGACCACGGACACAATGATGTGCAGGGCCTTCTTGATAACCCTGTACGGGTCTACTCGGAGTTGGTATTGACAGCTTAAGCCAAACTCGATTGGCTTCTTTATGGAGCTCAGCagattattccttacccagttcatctctggtaagaagagtcggaagccgacTACGCATCTATTCACCCTCAAGCAGGGGAACaaggagtcattgaaggacttcatCGCCCGCTTCAATGAAGAGGCACTACTAATGGACGACTATGACGACAAGATGGCACTTTCTACCATGTTCAGCAGACTCAGGGAGGGGAAGTTTGTCTTCTCAATTAGGAAGAATCCATCGACTACTTTGTCCGAGCTCATCAGCAGAGCCCAAAAATACACCAATGTCGAGGAGTTCTCCAACTCCTGCAAGAATGTCCACGTTGCTAAACAATCATCCAAGGAGAAGAGACTGAAGAACGAAGAGCCTCAATCATTCAGCAAGAAGCCAGACGATCGAGCCTCTCGAGATTGCCGATCGAGCAAGAGTCCTGAGAGCAAGTTCCACTCCTACACCCCCCTCAACACATCTCCAGAACAGATCCTATTAGACATCAGGGATCAGAAACTCCTGCATTGGCTAGTTTTCATGAAGGTTAATGCACGACATCGAGATAAGCACAAGTATCGTCGTTTCCATCATGACCACAGTCACAATATGAGCAATTGCGTAGATCTCAAGgatgagatcgagaccctcatcCGTAAGGGTCATCTGCAACGATACACCAAGGAAGAGAAGTTGGCTCGAAGAAAAGAGTAGCTAAGAAAAACTATGGAAGAGCCTGCCGAGATCCGCACCATCTATAGCGGTTCATCTGGTGGAGGTGACTCAAATAGGGCTCGCAAAGTCTACTCTTAGAGGTCGGACCCCGAGCATTATATCCACTTGGCTAAAAGGCCAAGGAAAGAACTTCGAGTGAGCCCCTTCAGTCTGACCTTTACAGAGGATGACGAGCGTGGAATTCAGCATCCACACGATGATGCCCTGGTGGTGACGATGACTATAGCTAACCATAAGGTCTACCTCATATTGGTCGACACTAGTAGCTTAGCCAACATCATTACTCTGAGGTGTTTGAGAGAATGGGGAATGATAGGTCGCGCCTCCAACCTGTGAAGAACCTCCTGCATGGCTTTGCCAGAGATAAGGTGATCTCCtagggagccatctccctccctgtAACAGTAGAGGAAGGGCAGCTTCAGGTCACACTACTAGTCGACTTCCTCGTTGTGAACGTGCCATCGGTGCACAATGTTATATTGGGCCAACCTTCCCTTAATGTAATGAGGGCGGTCGTGTCCACTTATCACCTCATGATGAAGTTCCCTTAAGAGGGAGGAGTCGGCTACTTCTGAGGAGACCAGCGTGAAGCTTGGAGGTGTTATTCTACAGCAGTCACCGTTAATGTCCTCGACCCCAGAGCTCCTACAGAAGACTCCTCCATGGAGGACTTAGTGATTGTCCTACTCGAAGAAGCCGACCCGAGCAAAACTATTCAGCTCGGATCATCGCTAAATCCCGAGCAGCGGTCTTAGATGCTGGCTTTCTTACAGCAGTATAAAGACATCTTCGCCTAGTCACACAAGGACATGTTGGGCATCCCTCCCGAGGTTATGGTCCACAGGCTGAATGTGGACCCATATCACAGACCAGTGAAGCAAAAGAGGAGGACGTTCAACTTCGAGAGGTACACTGCCATAGCAGATGAAGTGTCGAAGCTCCTCACATCAGATTCATCAAGGAAGTATATTATCCAAACTGGATTGCGAACATGGTCCTTGTGAAGAAAGCCAACGGGAAGTGACAAGTCTATGTAAACTACTCAGACCTGAATAAGGCCTGCCCCAAGGACAGCTTCCCCTTGCCTCTGATCGATCAGCTAGTAGACATCATAGCCGAACACAAACTACTAttataatgtctcgaaaaaattcgtacaataacccgagtaccacctcagccaGAAATCCTTAAGAACCATATTctatagaaattagatgaaaattaattaagcacTAAACTGAATTAAGCAGTGGATTagtttgaaccactatttatacaaatgacaagacccaaaaccatcaaaatcgctaacttaacattacttaaaaacctaggagaaatcccaaaagcccgttgctcttgggagcacattgaaacactGTATCGCACttgaaccgcacgtcgaaagtccgatgatcaCAAAATTATAGGATTATGActatcttattgggcttgacaaccatcataaaAACTAAGCCCAAATAATGTCcacaaatgtacaacttgagccctaagcaaagtgtgtgagaaatgcgaatatctttagaaaatgtaacgaaacttaagtaaattgggtcgtttGCTTGTatgcgaaattgaagatttcaaaccgtcagttt harbors:
- the LOC131218085 gene encoding uncharacterized protein LOC131218085 — its product is MELSRLFLTQFISGKKSRKPTTHLFTLKQGNKESLKDFIARFNEEALLMDDYDDKMALSTMFSRLREGKFVFSIRKNPSTTLSELISRAQKYTNVEEFSNSCKNVHVAKQSSKEKRLKNEEPQSFSKKPDDRASRDCRSSKSPESKFHSYTPLNTSPEQILLDIRDQKLLHWLVFMKVNARHRDKHKYRRFHHDHSHNMSNCVDLKDEIETLIRKGHLQRYTKEEKLARRKE